A stretch of Synechococcus sp. WH 8020 DNA encodes these proteins:
- a CDS encoding class I SAM-dependent methyltransferase, translated as MNTPPSDVATPVVSAFYDRFPYPGDPLQDGPPPGYNWRWCYDSVLAFVRGGLQSRDSAPGSIRILDAGCGTGVSTDYLCHLNPGAEILAVDISAGALDVARERLRRSGGAEQVRSLRQEQRSLLDLDDEGCFDYINSVGVLHHLRDPLAGLKALGQRLAPHGLMHLFLYADAGRWEIHRTQQALELLQAGIGAEGLRLGRELLSELPETNRLRRSHEQRWALDTHADANFADMYLHPQETSYDLEGLMGLIKSSGLYFAGFSNPSVWDPARLLKGDLLSRAQSLPPSDQWALVEQLDPDISHFEFFVSAQPVHPLCWENDETLLQAGGRRQSCLWGWPSKSMLGPDLEPIALSDEELSLLRLVDENPDVPLGILSGDLTTASLARDLMSKKLLLLEADDALFS; from the coding sequence ATGAACACTCCTCCCTCGGATGTCGCGACTCCAGTGGTGAGCGCTTTTTATGACCGTTTTCCCTATCCAGGAGACCCCCTTCAAGACGGCCCTCCCCCTGGATACAACTGGCGCTGGTGCTACGACAGCGTGCTCGCTTTTGTGCGAGGAGGACTTCAATCCCGGGACTCAGCCCCGGGCTCGATTCGAATTCTTGATGCGGGGTGTGGCACAGGCGTGAGTACTGACTATCTCTGCCATCTCAATCCAGGCGCGGAGATTTTGGCTGTGGACATCAGTGCGGGAGCACTTGATGTGGCACGAGAGCGCTTGCGTCGTTCAGGCGGGGCTGAACAGGTCCGATCCCTTCGTCAGGAGCAACGAAGCCTGTTGGATCTTGATGATGAAGGTTGTTTTGACTACATCAATTCAGTAGGTGTTTTGCATCACCTGCGCGACCCCCTGGCTGGATTGAAAGCGCTTGGACAGCGTTTAGCCCCTCACGGACTTATGCATCTGTTTTTGTATGCCGATGCTGGCCGTTGGGAAATTCACCGTACGCAGCAAGCCCTGGAGCTTTTGCAAGCGGGGATAGGTGCGGAGGGCTTGAGGTTGGGGCGTGAGCTGTTGTCAGAATTGCCTGAGACCAATCGCTTGCGCCGCAGCCACGAACAACGTTGGGCGCTTGACACCCATGCGGATGCCAATTTTGCCGACATGTATTTGCATCCTCAAGAAACCAGTTATGACCTCGAAGGGTTGATGGGTTTAATCAAGTCATCAGGCCTTTACTTCGCTGGGTTTTCAAACCCTTCTGTCTGGGACCCCGCTCGATTGCTCAAGGGTGACTTGCTTTCACGAGCACAATCTTTACCGCCATCGGACCAATGGGCACTTGTAGAGCAGCTCGACCCTGACATCAGCCACTTTGAGTTTTTTGTGAGTGCTCAACCTGTTCATCCTTTGTGCTGGGAGAACGATGAAACGTTGCTCCAAGCGGGTGGTCGACGCCAGTCATGTCTGTGGGGGTGGCCTTCCAAAAGCATGTTGGGCCCAGATCTCGAACCCATCGCCCTTTCAGATGAGGAATTAAGCCTGCTTCGTCTAGTGGATGAAAACCCTGATGTTCCCCTAGGAATCCTTAGTGGAGACCTCACAACTGCTTCTCTAGCCAGAGACCTCATGAGCAAAAAATTGCTTTTGCTCGAGGCTGATGATGCGTTGTTTAGTTGA
- a CDS encoding allophycocyanin, translated as MSIVSNSIINADAEARYLNPGELDQIKSFVSGGQRRLRVAQVLSESRERIVKTAGGQLFQKRPDVISPGGNAYGQEMTATCLRDMDYYLRLVTYGVVAGDVTPIEEIGVIGARELYRSLGTPLEALAESVREMKSVAMSILTGSDAEEAGFYFDYVIGALA; from the coding sequence ATGAGCATCGTCTCCAACTCGATCATCAACGCGGACGCCGAAGCCCGCTATCTCAATCCTGGCGAATTGGACCAGATCAAGTCCTTTGTCAGTGGCGGACAACGCCGTTTGCGTGTCGCCCAGGTTCTCAGCGAGAGCCGTGAGCGCATCGTCAAAACAGCAGGTGGTCAGCTGTTCCAGAAACGTCCCGATGTCATTTCCCCTGGTGGCAATGCCTACGGTCAAGAGATGACCGCAACCTGTTTGCGTGACATGGATTACTACCTCCGTCTTGTCACCTACGGAGTCGTTGCTGGCGATGTCACTCCGATCGAAGAGATTGGCGTGATTGGTGCCCGTGAGCTTTATCGCTCGCTCGGCACACCTCTTGAAGCCCTGGCTGAGTCAGTGCGCGAAATGAAATCAGTTGCCATGAGTATCCTCACAGGCTCAGATGCCGAAGAGGCTGGCTTCTATTTCGATTACGTGATCGGCGCTCTCGCCTGA